One region of Elusimicrobiota bacterium genomic DNA includes:
- the lpxI gene encoding UDP-2,3-diacylglucosamine diphosphatase LpxI (LpxI, functionally equivalent to LpxH, replaces it in LPS biosynthesis in a minority of bacteria.) produces MAREAKRQGLEVVALGIPGVTDKALEELVGEIHYFKLGQIDKPIQTLKTAGAQKAVMAGKIQHVSLFGGLLPDMRAAKLLARIPDKRTDTILKAVADEFAKDGIALLSSAAYLSHLLVPEGPLTSRKPNPLEEADIRLGWKAAKALAGFDIGQTVVVQGGAVVAVEAMEGTDACVERASALARSFGKDPRLTVVKVAKPKQDLRFDIPIVGLDSLKTFAKANVSALALEAGSTLIFDKERFLEEAGGLKLAIAGLKAEAFS; encoded by the coding sequence GTGGCGCGGGAGGCCAAGCGCCAAGGCCTGGAAGTGGTGGCCCTGGGCATCCCAGGGGTCACGGACAAGGCCCTGGAGGAGCTCGTCGGTGAAATACATTATTTCAAGCTCGGCCAAATCGACAAGCCGATCCAAACCTTGAAGACGGCCGGAGCCCAAAAGGCGGTCATGGCCGGGAAGATCCAGCACGTTTCGCTCTTCGGCGGCCTCCTCCCCGACATGCGCGCGGCCAAACTGCTGGCTCGCATTCCCGACAAGCGCACCGACACCATCTTGAAGGCCGTGGCCGATGAGTTCGCCAAGGACGGCATCGCGCTTCTTTCCTCGGCAGCCTACCTCTCGCACCTCCTGGTGCCGGAGGGCCCGCTCACCTCCCGCAAGCCCAACCCCTTGGAAGAGGCCGACATCCGCCTGGGCTGGAAAGCGGCCAAGGCCCTCGCGGGCTTCGACATCGGCCAAACCGTCGTGGTCCAGGGCGGGGCGGTGGTGGCCGTGGAGGCCATGGAGGGGACCGACGCCTGCGTGGAGCGGGCGAGCGCTTTGGCCCGCTCTTTCGGCAAGGACCCGCGCCTGACCGTGGTCAAGGTGGCCAAGCCCAAGCAGGACCTGCGCTTCGACATTCCCATCGTGGGCCTCGACTCCCTGAAAACTTTCGCCAAGGCCAACGTCTCGGCCCTGGCCTTGGAGGCCGGGTCCACCTTGATTTTCGACAAGGAGCGATTCCTCGAGGAGGCGGGCGGGCTCAAGCTCGCCATCGCGGGCCTCAAGGCCGAGGCTTTCTCATGA
- the fabZ gene encoding 3-hydroxyacyl-ACP dehydratase FabZ, translated as MTTETISSQPPALRTLDVAAIRKAIPHRYPFLLVDKVEVLEEDKKAVGTKCVTINEHFFQGHFPEHPVMPGVLILEALAQTACVMLLSKGSYENKIAYFMGIDGAKFRSPVLPGCVLKLNVEVLRLGRAGKFKGEAFVDGKMAAEAEMSFALVDK; from the coding sequence ATGACCACGGAAACGATCTCATCCCAACCACCGGCCCTGCGCACCCTCGACGTCGCGGCCATCCGAAAGGCCATCCCCCACCGATACCCCTTCCTGCTGGTGGACAAGGTCGAGGTCCTCGAGGAGGACAAGAAGGCCGTGGGCACCAAGTGCGTGACCATCAACGAGCACTTCTTCCAGGGGCATTTCCCCGAGCACCCGGTGATGCCCGGGGTCCTCATCCTCGAGGCCCTGGCCCAGACCGCCTGCGTCATGCTCCTTTCCAAGGGCAGCTACGAGAACAAGATCGCGTATTTCATGGGCATAGACGGAGCTAAGTTTCGCAGCCCAGTGCTGCCGGGCTGCGTGCTCAAGCTTAACGTGGAGGTCCTGCGCCTGGGGCGGGCGGGCAAATTCAAGGGCGAAGCCTTCGTGGACGGCAAGATGGCGGCCGAAGCCGAGATGTCCTTCGCCTTGGTGGACAAATAA
- a CDS encoding inositol-3-phosphate synthase codes for MNTRKHASKSPPKSTVEPASGRLGVLLPGMGAVTSTFIAGVELFKKGLGEPVGSLTQLQTIRLGKRYENRSPLIKDFVPLADLRDLVFGGWDLYPDNMHEAAVKAEVLSPAQIAPVRRELAAIRPMPAVFDPAYVKNLKTGFAKKGNSKWDLARQIVADIQAFKKKNKLERLVMLWCGSTEILPEPSHVHETLAAFEEGLRRSAPEIPPSMIYAYAAVSLGIPYGNGAPNLSADVPALVELAEKTGAPIAGKDFKTGQTLMKTTIAPMLKARMLALRGWYSTNILGNRDGEVLDDPGSFKTKEKSKMSVLDSILDPGLYPRLYGQYFHKVRIDYYPPRGDAKEGWDNIDISGWMGMPMQIKINFLCRDSILAAPIVLDLVLFLDLAKRAGLKGIQEWLSFYFKSPQCREDLKPEHDIFIQHLKLKNTLRLLMGEEVLDHSGLDYYDAKKGTPVAAPAPKPVKEKKSKTLAASARRA; via the coding sequence ATGAACACCCGCAAACACGCCTCGAAATCCCCTCCAAAATCCACAGTTGAGCCGGCTTCCGGCCGCTTGGGAGTGCTCCTCCCGGGCATGGGAGCGGTCACCAGCACCTTCATCGCGGGCGTCGAGCTCTTCAAGAAGGGCTTGGGAGAGCCCGTGGGGTCGCTCACGCAGCTGCAGACCATTCGCCTGGGCAAGCGCTATGAGAACCGCAGCCCCCTGATCAAGGATTTCGTGCCCTTGGCGGATTTGAGAGACCTCGTGTTCGGAGGCTGGGACCTCTACCCAGACAACATGCACGAGGCCGCGGTCAAGGCGGAGGTCTTGAGCCCCGCCCAGATCGCCCCGGTGCGCCGGGAGCTCGCGGCCATACGCCCCATGCCCGCGGTGTTCGATCCCGCCTACGTCAAGAACCTCAAAACGGGCTTCGCCAAAAAGGGGAACAGCAAATGGGACCTGGCCCGGCAAATCGTCGCCGACATCCAGGCCTTCAAGAAAAAGAACAAGCTCGAGCGCCTGGTCATGCTGTGGTGCGGCTCGACGGAAATCCTTCCCGAGCCGAGCCACGTCCACGAGACCTTGGCGGCCTTCGAGGAAGGCCTGCGCAGGAGCGCCCCGGAGATTCCCCCCTCCATGATCTACGCCTACGCGGCGGTGAGCCTCGGCATCCCCTACGGCAACGGCGCGCCCAACCTGTCCGCGGACGTCCCGGCCCTGGTCGAGCTCGCCGAGAAAACCGGCGCGCCCATCGCCGGCAAGGACTTCAAGACCGGGCAAACCTTGATGAAGACCACGATCGCCCCCATGCTCAAGGCCCGGATGCTCGCCCTGCGCGGCTGGTACTCGACCAACATACTCGGCAACCGCGACGGCGAGGTCCTCGACGACCCCGGCTCATTCAAGACCAAGGAGAAGAGCAAGATGTCGGTGCTCGACTCCATCCTGGACCCGGGGCTCTACCCCCGGCTCTACGGGCAATACTTCCACAAGGTGCGCATAGACTACTACCCCCCACGCGGGGATGCCAAGGAGGGCTGGGACAACATAGACATCTCGGGCTGGATGGGCATGCCCATGCAGATCAAGATCAACTTCCTCTGCCGCGACTCGATCTTGGCCGCCCCGATCGTCCTGGATCTGGTGCTGTTCCTCGATCTGGCCAAGCGCGCGGGGCTCAAGGGCATCCAGGAGTGGCTCTCGTTCTACTTCAAGTCCCCGCAATGCCGCGAGGACTTGAAGCCCGAACACGATATTTTCATACAGCACCTCAAGCTCAAGAACACCTTGCGCCTGCTCATGGGCGAAGAGGTCCTCGACCACTCGGGGCTAGACTACTACGACGCCAAGAAGGGGACCCCGGTCGCGGCCCCGGCGCCAAAACCGGTCAAGGAAAAGAAGTCAAAGACCCTGGCCGCTAGCGCGCGCCGGGCTTGA
- a CDS encoding OmpH family outer membrane protein, producing MRTILCLCLWALGAGALPSSAVELALEENRSQRGNVGYVDMRQLFKAFPETLAAKEKFELALRQGEEQINIRKMEVLRLRHELSQQRIERESLAKAAASAPPPPKPAEKPALNLPGDSTEQAKVEPPKTEAPQPGAQSAANDAITAIDSKIAQKAKDLAQKESSLKDYQASTEKALLQREKRESDILLGRINKAIEETARQAQVSIVVDKSAILYGHKAMDLTDKVLKRLKEAPPEGVAPGT from the coding sequence GTGAGAACGATACTTTGCCTCTGCCTTTGGGCCTTGGGCGCGGGGGCGCTCCCAAGCTCTGCCGTCGAGCTCGCCCTAGAGGAGAACCGCTCCCAGCGCGGCAACGTGGGCTACGTGGACATGCGCCAGCTCTTTAAGGCCTTCCCGGAGACTTTGGCCGCCAAGGAGAAATTCGAGCTCGCCCTGCGCCAAGGCGAGGAGCAGATCAACATACGCAAGATGGAAGTCCTGCGCCTGCGCCACGAGCTCTCCCAACAGAGGATCGAAAGGGAGTCCCTGGCCAAGGCCGCGGCATCCGCCCCGCCGCCTCCCAAGCCGGCGGAAAAACCAGCCCTGAACCTTCCCGGGGACAGCACGGAACAGGCCAAAGTCGAGCCGCCAAAGACGGAAGCCCCGCAGCCGGGGGCCCAGAGTGCCGCCAACGATGCGATAACGGCCATTGATTCAAAAATCGCTCAGAAAGCCAAAGACCTCGCTCAAAAAGAAAGCTCCCTCAAAGACTATCAGGCCTCCACCGAGAAGGCCCTCCTCCAGCGGGAAAAACGGGAATCCGACATCCTCCTGGGAAGGATCAACAAAGCCATCGAGGAAACGGCCCGGCAGGCCCAGGTGAGCATCGTAGTGGACAAGAGCGCGATCCTCTACGGCCACAAAGCCATGGATCTGACCGACAAAGTGCTCAAGCGCTTGAAGGAGGCGCCTCCGGAAGGAGTCGCTCCGGGAACCTAA
- the lpxD gene encoding UDP-3-O-(3-hydroxymyristoyl)glucosamine N-acyltransferase — protein sequence MEQTDLLAVNKTVGEIAELVGGEAAGDPSFQIASAAGLSEAGPQDISFLGNPKYLQEAAASQAGCLLLPASNPQLACAAKNRIFVEDPQYAFSQILSLIESRRPRLPAMISPKAELHYQARLGQGVAVGPFTIIERGAVVGEETRIAAQCYIGENTRIGRSCRIYPQVVIRENCVIGDRVILHSGTVVGADGFGFSTDRKSGRHRKIPQLGNVVIDNDVELGANVTVDRATVGSTVIGAGSKIDNLVQIAHNVKIGKGCLIVSQTGIAGSTELGDRVILAGQAGVAGHLRLGEGAIVTAQSGIMADVPKGQTVFGTPARPHREAFKLQVLYGRLPELFEAVKNIKERLGVAEK from the coding sequence ATGGAACAAACCGATCTCCTGGCCGTCAACAAAACCGTCGGAGAAATCGCCGAGCTCGTGGGAGGCGAGGCCGCCGGGGATCCCTCCTTTCAAATCGCATCAGCCGCGGGCCTTTCGGAAGCCGGGCCTCAAGACATTTCCTTCCTGGGAAACCCAAAATACCTCCAAGAAGCCGCGGCCTCCCAAGCCGGCTGCCTGCTCCTTCCGGCGTCGAACCCTCAACTCGCCTGCGCGGCGAAGAACAGGATTTTCGTGGAGGACCCACAGTACGCGTTCTCCCAAATTTTGAGCTTGATCGAGAGCCGGCGCCCCCGGCTTCCCGCCATGATAAGCCCCAAGGCGGAGCTTCACTATCAGGCCCGCCTGGGCCAGGGCGTGGCCGTGGGGCCCTTCACCATCATCGAGCGCGGGGCCGTGGTCGGGGAGGAAACCCGCATCGCCGCCCAATGCTACATCGGAGAAAACACGCGCATCGGCCGCTCCTGCCGGATCTATCCCCAAGTGGTGATCCGCGAAAACTGCGTGATCGGGGACCGCGTGATCCTCCACTCCGGGACGGTGGTCGGCGCCGACGGCTTCGGGTTCTCCACGGACCGAAAAAGCGGCCGGCACCGCAAGATCCCCCAGCTCGGCAACGTGGTCATCGATAACGACGTAGAGCTCGGCGCCAACGTGACCGTGGACCGGGCCACGGTGGGCTCGACGGTGATCGGCGCCGGGAGCAAGATAGACAACCTGGTGCAGATCGCCCACAACGTAAAGATCGGCAAGGGCTGTCTCATCGTGTCCCAGACCGGCATCGCGGGCTCGACCGAGCTCGGGGACCGGGTCATCTTGGCCGGCCAGGCAGGAGTGGCGGGGCACCTGCGCTTGGGTGAAGGCGCCATCGTCACGGCCCAGAGCGGGATCATGGCCGATGTGCCCAAGGGGCAGACCGTCTTCGGCACGCCGGCCCGGCCCCACCGAGAGGCCTTCAAGCTCCAAGTCCTCTACGGCAGGCTCCCCGAGCTTTTCGAGGCCGTCAAGAACATCAAGGAAAGGCTTGGCGTAGCGGAGAAATAA
- the bamA gene encoding outer membrane protein assembly factor BamA, giving the protein MYFWLISAVLAAAGTPSWGQALAPSTGTFTGASLDAPQEAAPTPQASTPGPWVIGEIAISGNKNLTYNVIRSHIKARKGSLYDRAELDHDIQTLLGLGSFERVAADISTLDKPVPEPYRKTAGTDRLIKLSLLVQEKPLVRKIKFEGNKKLSRGTLMDIVSMKQKDPFDGLKLQEDQEKILKKYREKGFLDAAVQYRVDKDTEALKADVTFIVQEGAKSRIFWVALKGVKSFKEKKILKLMKNRRKKVFVEADLKEDSGKIETFYRNNGFLDVSVSSPSVLMSEDQTRIYIDISIDEGRSYRFGDTSFSGNLIYTSTELAKAVEYKRGRIFSQEKYEATIRSIQELYAEKGRLRAHISPTKTHNPATDLMDVRYDVSEGNIVYIGHVDLEGNKATKKYVLKREVVVKSGQPFAVSRIRKSVEKLRNLGFIDDVDLDIQNTPDPDKVDVTFDVVEGKPGVLTAGAAYSSVDGLIGTLSLQHLNLFGRAQRASVQWSFGRRVQDYSISWTTPWIYNKPMSLGFDLFNTRRISPFSSSLSGFVEKDRGGTIRLGPRFEEDKYQLNLSYTYSEITITNVEEQFRGQLGEGTSVFSSAGVEFARDTRDNIWDPTKGSRNAVGVQLSGGPFGGDIHLFKPSISNSIYYHLFSIEDYPFVLSFGNRAGYVTQFGGTKDVPVFSRYFLGGQDTLRGYAPTGEVGFPSGGKVFDVFNIEFGFPLARERKKTIVKFVTFFDMGTAWDNVRAVRLRLGTGESDLKTNVGFGIRFTTPAFPIRLDWGYGFNHRPGEKLYQINFGLGNIL; this is encoded by the coding sequence GTGTATTTTTGGCTGATAAGCGCCGTCTTGGCCGCCGCCGGAACGCCGAGCTGGGGGCAGGCTTTAGCGCCCTCTACCGGGACTTTCACCGGGGCCTCCTTGGACGCCCCCCAAGAGGCGGCGCCGACCCCTCAAGCCTCCACTCCCGGACCCTGGGTCATAGGCGAAATCGCCATATCCGGCAACAAGAATTTGACATATAACGTCATCCGCTCCCATATCAAGGCACGCAAGGGCAGCCTCTACGACCGGGCCGAGCTCGACCATGACATCCAGACCCTTCTGGGCCTGGGAAGCTTCGAGCGCGTGGCGGCCGACATCTCGACGCTCGACAAGCCCGTCCCGGAACCCTACCGCAAAACGGCCGGCACGGACCGCCTCATCAAGCTTTCCTTGCTGGTCCAGGAAAAGCCCCTGGTGCGCAAGATCAAGTTCGAGGGCAACAAGAAGCTGTCCCGGGGCACCCTCATGGACATCGTGTCCATGAAGCAGAAGGACCCTTTCGACGGGCTCAAGCTCCAGGAAGACCAGGAGAAAATCCTCAAGAAATACCGGGAAAAGGGCTTTCTCGACGCCGCCGTCCAGTACCGCGTGGACAAGGACACCGAGGCCCTCAAGGCCGACGTGACCTTCATCGTCCAGGAAGGCGCCAAGTCCCGCATCTTCTGGGTGGCGCTCAAGGGCGTCAAGTCCTTCAAGGAAAAGAAAATCCTCAAGCTCATGAAGAACCGCCGCAAAAAGGTCTTCGTGGAAGCCGACCTCAAGGAGGACTCAGGCAAGATAGAGACCTTCTACCGCAACAACGGCTTTCTCGACGTGAGCGTGAGCTCCCCCTCGGTTCTCATGAGCGAGGACCAGACCCGCATCTACATAGACATCTCCATCGACGAGGGCCGCTCCTACCGTTTCGGCGACACCAGCTTCTCGGGAAACCTCATCTACACCTCGACGGAACTTGCCAAGGCCGTGGAGTACAAGCGGGGCCGCATATTCAGCCAGGAGAAGTACGAGGCCACCATCAGGTCCATCCAGGAGCTCTACGCCGAGAAAGGCCGCCTGCGCGCCCACATCTCCCCTACCAAGACCCACAATCCGGCCACCGACCTCATGGACGTGCGCTACGACGTCTCCGAGGGGAACATCGTCTACATCGGCCACGTGGACCTGGAGGGCAACAAAGCGACGAAGAAATACGTGCTCAAGCGAGAGGTCGTGGTGAAATCCGGCCAGCCCTTCGCGGTCTCGCGCATACGCAAGAGCGTCGAGAAGCTGCGCAACCTCGGCTTCATAGACGACGTGGACCTCGACATCCAAAACACCCCCGACCCGGACAAGGTGGACGTGACCTTCGACGTGGTGGAGGGCAAACCCGGGGTTCTCACCGCGGGAGCGGCCTACTCCTCGGTGGACGGGCTCATCGGCACGCTCTCCCTGCAGCATTTGAACCTATTCGGCAGGGCCCAGAGGGCCTCGGTCCAGTGGTCCTTCGGGCGCAGGGTCCAGGACTACTCGATCAGCTGGACCACCCCCTGGATCTACAACAAACCCATGAGCCTGGGCTTCGACCTTTTCAACACCCGCCGTATCAGCCCCTTCAGCTCGTCCTTGAGCGGCTTCGTGGAGAAGGACCGCGGGGGCACCATCCGGCTAGGCCCCCGCTTCGAGGAGGACAAATACCAGCTCAACCTCTCATACACCTACTCGGAGATCACGATCACCAACGTGGAGGAGCAGTTCCGCGGCCAGCTGGGCGAGGGCACCAGCGTCTTTTCCTCGGCCGGGGTGGAATTCGCCCGCGACACCCGGGACAACATATGGGATCCCACCAAGGGCTCGCGCAACGCCGTCGGCGTGCAACTCTCCGGGGGGCCTTTCGGCGGCGACATCCACCTCTTCAAGCCGTCCATCTCGAACTCGATCTACTATCACCTGTTCTCGATCGAGGACTACCCCTTCGTCCTGAGCTTTGGAAACCGCGCCGGCTACGTCACCCAGTTCGGCGGGACCAAGGATGTCCCGGTTTTCAGCCGCTATTTCCTGGGAGGCCAGGACACTTTGCGCGGCTATGCCCCGACGGGAGAGGTGGGTTTCCCGTCAGGAGGCAAGGTTTTCGACGTCTTCAACATCGAGTTCGGCTTCCCCCTGGCCCGGGAGCGCAAGAAGACCATAGTCAAATTCGTCACCTTCTTCGACATGGGCACGGCCTGGGACAACGTGCGCGCCGTGCGCCTGCGCCTGGGAACCGGGGAGTCCGATCTCAAGACCAACGTGGGCTTCGGCATTCGCTTCACCACTCCCGCCTTCCCCATTCGCCTCGACTGGGGCTACGGCTTCAACCATAGGCCGGGTGAGAAACTGTATCAGATCAACTTCGGACTGGGGAACATACTGTGA
- the lpxA gene encoding acyl-ACP--UDP-N-acetylglucosamine O-acyltransferase yields the protein MAIHPTAIVHPSANLDPSVQVGPYAVIGEDVEIGAGSVVGPHSVVEFASLGKENRLHSGCYVGTAPQDLKYAGERTRLVMGDGNVVRECVTLNRGTAAHGETRIGSRCLFMAYSHVAHDCVLGDGVILVNSSAAAGHVELGDYTVVGGMAGLHQYARAGRYCMIGAGSMVSKDVPSFCTCQGDRATLRGLNLVGMRRAGLGREIVHGVKEAYKTLFLSGLSLEEALNQLKASSITEILDMVRFIETAKRGILRPASGAAAEEEVSV from the coding sequence ATGGCCATCCACCCCACGGCCATAGTCCACCCGAGCGCCAATCTCGACCCCTCCGTGCAGGTCGGCCCCTACGCCGTCATCGGCGAGGACGTGGAGATCGGCGCCGGAAGCGTGGTGGGCCCGCACTCGGTCGTTGAATTCGCGTCGCTCGGCAAGGAAAACCGCCTTCACTCCGGCTGCTACGTGGGCACGGCCCCCCAGGATCTCAAATACGCCGGGGAGCGCACGCGCCTGGTGATGGGAGACGGCAATGTCGTGCGCGAGTGCGTGACCTTGAACCGCGGCACCGCCGCCCACGGCGAGACCCGTATAGGAAGCCGATGCCTTTTCATGGCCTATTCCCACGTGGCCCATGATTGCGTGCTGGGAGACGGGGTCATCCTCGTCAACTCCTCGGCCGCGGCCGGGCACGTGGAGCTCGGGGACTACACCGTGGTGGGAGGCATGGCCGGCCTGCACCAGTACGCCAGGGCCGGGCGCTACTGCATGATCGGGGCGGGATCCATGGTGAGCAAGGACGTTCCCTCATTTTGCACCTGCCAGGGAGACCGCGCGACCTTGCGGGGGCTGAACTTGGTGGGCATGAGGCGGGCGGGGCTCGGCCGGGAAATCGTCCACGGGGTCAAGGAAGCCTATAAAACGCTGTTTTTGTCGGGGCTCTCGCTGGAAGAAGCCCTGAACCAGCTCAAGGCCTCTTCCATTACGGAAATTCTGGACATGGTCCGGTTCATCGAGACGGCCAAGCGCGGGATTCTCCGCCCCGCCTCGGGCGCCGCGGCCGAGGAAGAGGTAAGCGTCTGA
- the lpxC gene encoding UDP-3-O-[3-hydroxymyristoyl] N-acetylglucosamine deacetylase produces the protein MDELQSTISRDISLEGVGLHTGNPSKITFKPAPPNTGIRFFREDLAGTPMIPARLRHVVATVRGTNLGLGEAKVHTVEHVLSACTGVGVDNVDVWVTANEPPIMDGSSLPFLEALLKAGVKAYPNAPKRWLRLPGEVAYSDGAAKYRAKPSDHFELKVTLIHDHPMMPKMTLELRLDRQSYLRDIARARTFCFEHEVAYLRSQGLAQGGSLDNAIVIGKDRFLTNPEGLRYNDEFVRHKTLDLIGDLTLIGRSLFEMSVEAECLGHAHNIEFAKRIEKAAEKMRKNNTVLEAPK, from the coding sequence ATGGACGAACTCCAGAGCACGATCAGCCGGGACATCTCCTTGGAGGGCGTAGGCCTCCACACCGGAAACCCCTCCAAAATCACCTTCAAGCCCGCTCCGCCCAACACCGGCATCCGATTCTTCCGGGAGGACCTTGCCGGGACTCCCATGATCCCGGCGCGCCTGCGCCACGTCGTGGCCACGGTGCGCGGCACCAATTTGGGCCTCGGGGAGGCCAAGGTCCACACGGTCGAGCACGTCCTGTCGGCCTGCACCGGGGTCGGGGTGGACAACGTGGACGTCTGGGTCACCGCCAACGAGCCCCCCATCATGGACGGCTCCTCCTTGCCTTTCCTGGAGGCCCTGCTCAAGGCCGGCGTCAAGGCCTATCCCAACGCCCCCAAGCGCTGGCTGCGCCTGCCCGGGGAGGTGGCCTATTCGGACGGAGCCGCCAAGTACCGCGCCAAGCCCAGCGATCATTTCGAGCTCAAGGTCACCTTGATCCACGACCATCCCATGATGCCCAAGATGACCCTTGAGCTTCGCCTTGACCGCCAATCCTACCTGCGCGACATCGCCCGCGCTCGCACCTTCTGCTTCGAGCACGAGGTGGCCTACTTGCGCTCGCAGGGGCTGGCCCAAGGGGGGTCTCTCGACAACGCCATCGTGATCGGCAAGGACCGCTTCCTCACCAATCCGGAGGGCCTGCGCTACAACGACGAGTTCGTGAGGCACAAGACCCTCGACCTCATAGGCGACCTCACCCTCATCGGGCGCTCGCTCTTCGAGATGTCCGTCGAGGCGGAATGCCTGGGCCACGCCCATAACATCGAATTCGCCAAGCGAATCGAAAAGGCCGCCGAAAAAATGCGCAAAAACAACACCGTTCTGGAGGCTCCCAAATGA